The Yoonia sp. SS1-5 genome contains a region encoding:
- a CDS encoding protein adenylyltransferase SelO family protein: MTSVFDNTYANLPPQMFTRLHPTPVKAPELIVHNAGLADLIGFPITDPAVFAGNLIPDGAAPLSQVYAGHQFGNWNPQLGDGRAVLLGEVVGRDGIRRDIQLKGSGPTPYSRQGDGRAWLGPVLREYIVSEAMHAMGVPTTRALAAVTTGEDVYREEVLPSAIVTRVAQSHIRVGTFQFFAARGDIAALQALTDHVIARHYPDADGPAALLDAVIDRYAKLIAQWMGLGFIHGVMNTDNVAIAGETIDYGPCAFIDAFHPDTVFSAIDQFGRYAYSNQPGIGAWNMAQFATALIPLMQDREAAITDFTAAVHRFQPIYEDAWLAVFAAKLGISAPAAEDQALISDLLDLMAKDQADFTNVFANLGSDKAGDQFLDQTAFARWQDRWALRRGADADALMSKTNPQIIPRNHRIEKMITAARNGDYAPFHAMLDAVTAPFAPITDATARFARPPGNDERFMRTFCGT; this comes from the coding sequence ATGACCAGCGTTTTTGACAATACATATGCAAATCTGCCGCCGCAGATGTTTACACGGCTGCACCCAACGCCGGTCAAGGCGCCGGAACTGATTGTGCATAATGCTGGCCTTGCCGATCTGATCGGCTTTCCCATCACCGACCCGGCGGTTTTTGCAGGCAACCTGATACCCGATGGGGCCGCGCCGCTTTCACAGGTTTATGCCGGCCATCAATTTGGCAACTGGAACCCGCAATTGGGCGATGGTCGCGCCGTGTTGCTGGGCGAGGTTGTCGGGCGCGATGGCATCCGCCGCGACATCCAGCTCAAAGGGTCCGGCCCCACGCCTTATTCACGGCAAGGGGATGGCCGCGCCTGGCTGGGCCCGGTACTGCGTGAATATATCGTGTCAGAGGCGATGCATGCGATGGGCGTGCCCACAACCCGCGCCCTTGCCGCCGTCACCACTGGCGAGGATGTCTACCGCGAAGAGGTCTTGCCCAGTGCCATCGTGACCCGGGTCGCCCAAAGTCATATCCGGGTCGGCACGTTCCAGTTCTTTGCCGCGCGGGGGGATATCGCAGCACTCCAGGCCCTGACCGATCATGTGATCGCGCGCCACTACCCCGATGCGGACGGGCCCGCCGCCCTGCTGGATGCCGTCATCGACCGCTACGCGAAACTGATCGCGCAATGGATGGGTCTTGGCTTTATTCACGGGGTGATGAACACCGACAACGTGGCGATTGCGGGCGAGACAATTGATTACGGTCCTTGCGCCTTTATCGACGCATTCCATCCTGACACGGTTTTCAGCGCCATCGACCAGTTCGGCCGCTATGCCTATAGTAACCAACCCGGCATCGGGGCGTGGAACATGGCGCAGTTCGCCACGGCCCTGATCCCGTTGATGCAAGACCGCGAGGCGGCGATCACAGATTTCACCGCTGCCGTGCATCGGTTTCAGCCCATCTATGAAGATGCGTGGCTGGCGGTTTTCGCCGCAAAGCTGGGGATCAGCGCCCCTGCTGCCGAGGATCAGGCATTGATCAGCGATCTGCTGGACCTGATGGCCAAGGATCAGGCTGATTTCACCAATGTCTTTGCCAATCTGGGATCGGACAAGGCCGGGGATCAGTTTCTGGATCAAACCGCGTTTGCACGCTGGCAGGACCGCTGGGCGTTGCGGCGCGGCGCGGATGCGGACGCGTTGATGTCAAAAACCAACCCGCAGATCATTCCCCGCAACCACCGGATCGAGAAAATGATCACGGCTGCCCGCAATGGCGACTACGCCCCGTTCCACGCCATGCTTGATGCGGTCACTGCGCCCTTTGCGCCGATCACCGACGCCACGGCCCGTTTTGCCCGCCCACCCGGCAATGATGAACGCTTCATGCGGACATTCTGCGGGACCTGA
- a CDS encoding DMT family transporter yields the protein MEKKPHIDAFGAIALSGFALLLAFNQVVIKVTNEGLQPVFFAGIRSVGAVMCIWLWLKWRGIPLHFAPGKHLAGWAVGLTFAFEFLCMFVALDLTTVSRSAVIFYSMPVWLALLSHFLMPDDRMTATKAVGLTLAFAGVCVAILGRDDGAGNLWGDMAALAAAWGWALTALLAKASPLARVRPEIQLFWQVAVSAPILLIAALFFGPFIRELAPIHIAGLMFQIVIVVSAGFIFWLWLLSIYPASGVASFSFLTPVLAVFLGWLLLDEAIGPDLIGALGLVTLGLFLINWPVRSRRMSA from the coding sequence ATGGAAAAGAAACCCCATATAGACGCGTTCGGCGCGATTGCCCTGTCGGGCTTTGCGTTGTTGCTGGCTTTCAATCAGGTCGTCATCAAGGTGACGAATGAGGGGCTGCAGCCTGTGTTTTTTGCGGGCATCCGGTCAGTTGGCGCTGTGATGTGCATCTGGCTCTGGCTGAAATGGCGGGGGATACCGCTGCATTTTGCGCCCGGCAAACATCTGGCGGGCTGGGCGGTCGGGCTGACCTTTGCGTTTGAATTCCTGTGCATGTTTGTGGCCCTTGATCTGACCACGGTCAGCCGGTCTGCGGTGATCTTTTATTCGATGCCGGTCTGGCTGGCACTGCTGAGCCATTTTCTGATGCCCGATGATCGCATGACCGCGACAAAGGCCGTTGGTCTGACACTGGCCTTTGCAGGTGTCTGCGTCGCGATCCTGGGCCGTGATGACGGGGCGGGGAATCTGTGGGGCGATATGGCCGCACTTGCCGCGGCCTGGGGCTGGGCGCTGACGGCGCTGCTGGCCAAAGCCTCGCCCTTGGCCCGCGTGCGTCCGGAAATCCAGCTTTTCTGGCAGGTCGCCGTGTCTGCGCCGATCCTGCTGATCGCGGCGCTGTTTTTCGGCCCCTTCATCCGCGAGCTTGCGCCAATCCATATCGCGGGGCTGATGTTTCAGATTGTGATTGTGGTCAGCGCCGGGTTCATCTTCTGGCTATGGCTTTTGTCGATTTACCCGGCATCGGGCGTGGCCTCGTTCAGTTTTCTGACCCCGGTTCTTGCGGTCTTCCTTGGCTGGCTTTTGCTGGATGAGGCCATTGGGCCGGATCTGATCGGGGCCCTGGGTCTTGTGACATTGGGGTTGTTTCTGATCAACTGGCCGGTCAGGTCCCGCAGAATGTCCGCATGA
- a CDS encoding DUF3179 domain-containing protein, giving the protein MRLMSLIAAFCLSASAALASPEFWKHEWSRTDFAITSVESWLEILSGGPPRDGIPALDDPRFIAAVDETRLTPREPVITLELDGQTPRAYPIRYLTWYEIVNDTVGEMPVAVTFCPLCNSGITFDRRTDAGVLRFGVSGKLRNSDMVMFDRETESWWQQALGEAIVGELTGTELTSLPSWMESWAVFLARNPDGLVMDQPDFARNYGANPYVQYDSSDRPFLYSGALPPHDIPALARVVRVGDQAWPMTRLAQAGNLVEAGLTFTWTAGQASALDADQIGQGRDVGNVRVRDASGADVPHDVMFAFAYHAFWPDGAWMLGQ; this is encoded by the coding sequence ATGCGCCTGATGTCCCTGATCGCCGCCTTCTGCCTGTCTGCCAGTGCTGCGCTGGCCAGTCCCGAGTTCTGGAAACATGAATGGTCGCGGACAGATTTCGCGATCACAAGTGTCGAAAGCTGGCTGGAAATTCTGTCGGGCGGACCGCCGAGGGATGGCATTCCGGCCCTCGATGATCCCCGGTTCATTGCCGCAGTGGACGAGACGCGTCTGACCCCGCGCGAGCCTGTCATCACCCTTGAGCTGGACGGGCAGACCCCGCGCGCCTATCCGATCCGGTATCTGACATGGTATGAGATCGTGAACGACACCGTGGGCGAGATGCCCGTCGCCGTGACATTCTGCCCGCTATGCAATTCCGGCATCACTTTTGATCGTCGGACAGACGCCGGCGTTCTGCGCTTTGGGGTATCTGGCAAGCTGCGCAATTCCGACATGGTGATGTTTGACCGCGAAACCGAAAGCTGGTGGCAACAGGCCCTGGGCGAGGCGATTGTTGGCGAATTGACCGGGACCGAACTGACAAGCCTGCCATCCTGGATGGAAAGCTGGGCGGTGTTCCTGGCCCGCAATCCAGATGGTCTGGTCATGGATCAGCCTGACTTTGCCCGCAACTACGGCGCCAACCCCTATGTGCAATATGACAGCTCTGACCGGCCATTTCTGTATTCTGGTGCGTTGCCGCCGCATGATATCCCCGCCTTGGCGCGGGTGGTTCGGGTGGGCGATCAGGCGTGGCCAATGACCCGTCTTGCGCAGGCGGGCAATCTGGTCGAAGCGGGGCTGACCTTTACCTGGACGGCGGGGCAGGCCTCGGCACTTGATGCGGATCAGATCGGGCAGGGGCGGGATGTGGGCAATGTGCGGGTGCGCGATGCATCGGGGGCGGATGTGCCGCATGACGTGATGTTCGCCTTTGCCTATCACGCTTTCTGGCCGGACGGGGCCTGGATGCTGGGCCAATAA
- a CDS encoding peptidylprolyl isomerase, which yields MYSKLAACLALFATPAFSTGLEIDIAGEANGTIIIDLFEDSAPLHVEQITAIAAAGDYDNVVFHRVIDGFMAQTGDVENGVAGGDLSRAGTGGSDFPDIPAEFSDKPFDRGIIGMARAQNPNSANSQFFIMFDAGYFLNGQYTVVGEVTAGMDIVDAIKRGTGPNGAVIGKPDLMAAVRVTE from the coding sequence ATGTACAGTAAACTCGCAGCTTGTCTGGCCCTGTTTGCCACGCCCGCATTCTCAACCGGGTTAGAGATCGACATCGCGGGCGAGGCGAATGGGACCATCATTATTGACCTGTTCGAGGATAGCGCCCCTTTGCATGTCGAACAGATCACCGCGATAGCGGCGGCAGGGGATTATGACAACGTGGTCTTTCACCGGGTGATTGACGGCTTCATGGCGCAAACCGGTGACGTCGAAAATGGCGTGGCGGGCGGTGACCTGTCGCGTGCGGGCACGGGCGGTTCCGACTTTCCCGATATCCCGGCCGAATTTTCCGACAAGCCGTTTGATCGCGGCATCATTGGCATGGCCCGCGCACAGAACCCGAATTCTGCCAATAGCCAGTTTTTCATCATGTTTGATGCGGGCTACTTCCTGAACGGTCAATATACCGTTGTTGGTGAGGTCACCGCCGGGATGGATATCGTTGACGCAATCAAGCGTGGCACAGGCCCAAATGGTGCGGTGATCGGCAAGCCCGACCTGATGGCAGCCGTCCGCGTTACCGAATAA
- a CDS encoding peptidylprolyl isomerase produces the protein MAEIKDPENTIIMTLKDGDVTIELLPDVAPQHVARMKELARAGAYDNVCFHRVIDGFMAQTGDVANGNMEKDFNIGRAGTGGSDMPDVPAEFSKIPHARGSIGAARSQNPNSANSQFFINFKDNDFLNGQYTVYGQVTSGMEHVDAITRGEPPMNPDRMISVKVAADVQ, from the coding sequence ATGGCCGAGATCAAAGACCCCGAAAACACAATCATCATGACCCTCAAGGATGGCGATGTCACGATCGAACTTTTGCCCGACGTGGCCCCGCAGCATGTGGCCCGGATGAAGGAGCTGGCCCGCGCAGGCGCCTATGACAATGTTTGTTTTCACCGGGTGATTGACGGTTTCATGGCCCAGACCGGTGATGTGGCCAATGGCAACATGGAAAAGGATTTCAACATCGGCCGTGCCGGCACCGGCGGGTCTGATATGCCCGATGTCCCGGCCGAATTTTCCAAGATCCCCCATGCGCGTGGATCCATTGGCGCCGCCCGGTCCCAGAACCCGAACTCTGCCAACAGCCAGTTCTTTATCAACTTCAAGGACAATGATTTCCTGAACGGGCAATATACGGTCTACGGCCAGGTCACATCCGGCATGGAACATGTTGATGCGATCACCCGTGGTGAGCCGCCGATGAACCCTGACCGGATGATCAGCGTGAAGGTGGCTGCCGATGTACAGTAA
- the pgk gene encoding phosphoglycerate kinase has product MGWKTLDDMDFAGKRALVRVDINVPVEDGKVTDTTRIDRIIPTVDDIQAKGGKVILMAHFGRPKGKVVPDMSLEIIAPAVADVLGLPVTWVNSDYADAVADMEGDEVLLLENLRFNPGEEKNDPEFAKRLASLGDIYVNDAFSAAHRAHASTEAIAKLLPSCAGRLMAEELGALEKALGTPDRPVVAVVGGAKVSTKLDLLGNLVTKVDALVIGGGMANTFLAAQGINVGKSLCEHDLADTARAIAQKAADAGCEILLPRDVVVAREFKAGADNETVPVENCPDDAMILDAGPDSVAHIAALLERAKTLVWNGPLGAFEITPFDAATNAAAKKAAEMSKAGQLISVAGGGDTVAALNQAGAAEDFTYISTAGGAFLEWMEGKTLPGVAALA; this is encoded by the coding sequence ATGGGCTGGAAGACACTTGATGACATGGATTTTGCAGGCAAGCGGGCGCTGGTGCGGGTCGATATCAATGTCCCCGTTGAGGACGGCAAGGTCACCGACACAACCCGGATCGACCGCATCATACCAACCGTTGATGACATTCAGGCGAAGGGCGGCAAGGTTATCCTGATGGCGCATTTCGGCCGGCCCAAGGGCAAGGTTGTCCCCGACATGTCCTTGGAAATCATCGCACCCGCCGTTGCAGACGTTCTTGGGCTGCCCGTGACATGGGTGAACAGCGACTATGCCGACGCCGTGGCCGACATGGAGGGGGACGAGGTTCTGCTGCTCGAAAACCTGCGGTTTAACCCGGGCGAGGAAAAGAACGATCCGGAATTTGCCAAACGCCTTGCCTCGCTGGGCGATATTTACGTCAATGACGCGTTTTCCGCAGCCCACCGGGCGCATGCCAGTACCGAAGCCATCGCCAAGCTGCTTCCGTCCTGCGCTGGCCGGTTGATGGCCGAAGAGCTGGGCGCGCTGGAAAAGGCGCTTGGCACCCCTGACCGCCCGGTCGTGGCGGTTGTGGGCGGCGCAAAGGTGTCGACCAAGCTGGACCTGCTTGGCAATCTTGTGACCAAGGTGGATGCGCTGGTGATCGGCGGGGGCATGGCCAACACGTTTCTGGCGGCACAGGGGATCAATGTGGGCAAATCACTTTGCGAACATGACTTGGCCGACACGGCCCGCGCCATTGCTCAAAAGGCCGCTGATGCGGGCTGTGAAATCCTGCTGCCCCGCGATGTGGTTGTGGCAAGGGAATTCAAGGCAGGGGCTGACAACGAAACCGTGCCGGTCGAAAACTGTCCGGATGATGCGATGATCCTCGATGCAGGCCCCGACAGCGTGGCCCATATCGCAGCCCTGCTGGAACGGGCCAAGACACTGGTCTGGAACGGCCCGCTTGGCGCTTTCGAGATCACACCATTTGATGCCGCTACAAATGCAGCCGCCAAAAAGGCGGCCGAGATGTCCAAGGCAGGGCAGCTGATTTCCGTTGCAGGCGGTGGCGACACGGTTGCGGCCCTCAATCAGGCGGGCGCGGCCGAGGATTTTACCTATATCTCGACCGCCGGCGGCGCGTTCCTGGAATGGATGGAAGGCAAGACCCTGCCCGGCGTCGCGGCCCTCGC